One Acidobacteriota bacterium genomic window carries:
- a CDS encoding Lrp/AsnC ligand binding domain-containing protein, whose amino-acid sequence MSVCAYVLIEAMPLKSGNIAKKILEIDGVKSAFSVTGPFDVIAFVEKEDLNSLGKTIANEIQSVEGIVRTTTCVVMEI is encoded by the coding sequence ATGAGTGTATGTGCATATGTACTGATTGAGGCAATGCCTTTAAAGTCAGGAAATATTGCTAAGAAAATTTTAGAGATAGATGGTGTAAAAAGTGCTTTTAGTGTCACAGGCCCATTTGATGTAATTGCTTTTGTGGAGAAAGAAGATTTGAATTCGCTGGGAAAGACAATAGCAAATGAAATACAATCGGTTGAAGGTATTGTAAGAACAACAACCTGTGTAGTAATGGAAATTTAA
- a CDS encoding GSU2403 family nucleotidyltransferase fold protein, producing the protein MTELEYIESKFFEVLTDLKDYLDDLTLVGGWIPYVYSRFLWNNLSIRPVTTTDIDFGIGINKPKVYPRTIFELLSSLNYKERHPQMDRLYPVILYKEGKIRIDFIAPKEIEEEIIEKLVGRQIDINKIDKFDFLLKHQIALNIKDKKRKLSYKINCPKPSAFLYHKAATFIDREDKQKQAKDLHYMYFILRYAPDREIILKEVELYKKEGYFKEIPRNLSKYFERKTSQGCLMVEKENGPDEYIDDLRKDIFERFSKLREVI; encoded by the coding sequence TTGACTGAACTTGAATACATTGAGTCAAAATTTTTTGAAGTCTTGACAGACCTTAAGGATTATCTTGATGACTTAACCTTGGTTGGCGGATGGATACCTTATGTGTATTCCCGTTTTTTGTGGAATAATCTTTCCATAAGACCAGTGACCACCACTGACATTGATTTTGGTATAGGGATAAACAAGCCAAAGGTTTATCCGCGGACGATTTTTGAGTTGCTTTCTTCCTTGAATTACAAAGAACGCCACCCTCAAATGGATAGACTGTATCCGGTAATTTTGTATAAAGAGGGAAAGATACGTATAGATTTTATCGCTCCTAAAGAAATAGAAGAAGAAATTATAGAAAAATTAGTTGGCAGACAGATTGATATCAATAAAATTGATAAATTTGATTTTCTTCTTAAACACCAAATCGCTCTTAATATTAAAGATAAAAAGAGGAAACTGAGCTACAAAATCAATTGCCCTAAGCCATCAGCTTTTTTATATCATAAGGCAGCCACATTTATTGATAGAGAAGATAAACAAAAACAGGCTAAGGATTTGCACTATATGTATTTCATATTGAGATATGCACCAGACCGGGAGATTATTCTTAAGGAAGTTGAGCTATATAAGAAAGAAGGTTATTTCAAAGAAATACCGCGAAATCTTAGCAAATATTTTGAAAGAAAGACAAGCCAAGGCTGCCTTATGGTAGAGAAAGAAAACGGCCCAGATGAATATATAGACGATTTAAGGAAAGATATATTTGAAAGATTTAGTAAATTGCGCGAAGTAATATGA
- a CDS encoding type IV toxin-antitoxin system AbiEi family antitoxin: MERNQKMKNIFGDKATLIARKMLKDPKREWVVRDFTGSEGVSLGMAQAILEAMAKKGYVERVKKGPESYTLLTNKDMLIADWLKDYQFDLNTIDSYYSPDKDILKKIKNLLKEGQYALTLHTGANLITSFVKTEEIFIYLKLANWDKDILALRQKLELKELVRGGNIHVIQPYYKTSVFFNRQKIKGFIVVSNLQLYLDLYNFQPRGREHAEYLKKLLEEKGKHFD, encoded by the coding sequence ATGGAAAGAAATCAAAAAATGAAAAATATTTTTGGTGACAAAGCTACCCTTATAGCGAGAAAAATGCTTAAAGACCCAAAAAGAGAATGGGTGGTACGGGATTTTACAGGTTCTGAAGGTGTAAGTTTAGGAATGGCTCAAGCAATCCTTGAAGCAATGGCAAAAAAGGGATATGTGGAAAGAGTCAAAAAGGGACCTGAGAGCTACACGCTTCTTACCAATAAAGATATGCTTATTGCCGACTGGTTAAAAGATTATCAGTTCGACTTAAACACAATTGATTCTTACTATAGTCCAGATAAAGATATCCTCAAGAAAATTAAAAATCTTTTAAAAGAAGGTCAATATGCCCTAACGCTACATACAGGTGCTAATCTTATCACCTCTTTTGTAAAGACAGAAGAGATATTTATTTATCTTAAACTTGCGAATTGGGATAAGGATATTCTGGCTTTGAGGCAGAAATTGGAGTTAAAAGAACTGGTAAGGGGTGGTAACATTCATGTAATTCAGCCCTATTATAAAACCAGCGTATTCTTTAATAGGCAAAAAATAAAAGGATTTATAGTAGTTTCCAACCTGCAACTTTATCTTGACCTGTATAACTTCCAGCCGCGTGGAAGAGAACATGCTGAGTATCTTAAGAAGCTTTTAGAAGAGAAAGGAAAACATTTTGACTGA